One stretch of Chiroxiphia lanceolata isolate bChiLan1 chromosome 1, bChiLan1.pri, whole genome shotgun sequence DNA includes these proteins:
- the B4GALT6 gene encoding beta-1,4-galactosyltransferase 6 isoform X2, with the protein MPLLRKALRVSNRSMLAFIFFFSFSSSCLYFIYVAPGIANTYLFMVQARGIMLRENVKTIGHMIRLYTNKNTTLNGTDYPEGNNSSDCVAQTTMYLPENFTYSPYQACPEKLPYMRGLIDVNMSEISFDEIQQLFSKDLDIEPGGHWKPKDCKPRWKVAILIPFRNRHEHLPIFFRHLIPMLQKQRLEFAFYVVEQTGTQPFNRAMLFNVGFKEAMKDAVWDCIIFHDVDHLPENDRNYYGCGEMPRHFAAKLDKYMYILPYNEFFGGVSGLTVEQFKKINGFPNAFWGWGGEDDDLWNRVHYAGYNVTRPEGDLGKYKSIPHHHRGEVQFLGRKRKNSLASVLETVKQNC; encoded by the exons ATGCCACTGCTGCGGAAGGCGCTGCGCGTCTCTAACCGCTCCATGCTCGccttcatcttcttcttctccttttcctcatcctgcCTCTACTTCATCTACGTGGCCCCCGGGATCG CAAACACGTATCTCTTTATGGTGCAAGCTCGTGGTATAATGTtgagagaaaatgtaaaaacaatAGGACACATGATCAGATTGTACACTAACAAAAATACTACACTGAATGGGACAG ATTATCCTGAAGGAAACAATTCTAGTGACTGCGTTGCTCAAACAACAATGTATCTTCCAGAGAACTTCACCTACTCTCCTTACCAGgcttgtccagagaagctgcctTATATGA GAGGCCTTATTGATGTCAATATGAGTGAAATTAGTTTTGATGAAATTCAGCAACTGTTTTCAAAAGATTTAGACATTGAACCAGGAGGGCACTGGAAACCAAAAGACTGTAAGCCACGGTGGAAG gTGGCAATCCTTATTCCTTTTCGGAATCGCCATGAGCATCTTCCAATTTTTTTCCGTCATCTGATACCTATGTTGCAGAAGCAACGTCTGGAATTTGCCTTCTATGTTGTTGAACAG aCAGGTACACAACCTTTTAATCGTGCAATGCTTTTTAATGTTGGCTTCAAAGAGGCTATGAAGGATGCTGTCTGGGACTGCATAATATTTCATGATGTGGATCACTTACCtgaaaatgacagaaattatTATGGATGTGGAGAAATGCCACGCCATTTTGCAGCAAAGCTGGACAAATACATGTACAT ccttCCATACAATGAGTTCTTCGGTGGTGTAAGTGGCCTGACAGTGGAACAATTCAAGAAGATCAATGGTTTTCCAAATGCCTTTTGGGGATGGGGTGGTGAGGATGATGATCTTTGGAACAG GGTTCACTATGCTGGATACAATGTAACAAGACCAGAGGGAGATTTAGGGAAGTACAAATCCATTCCTCATCATCACAGAGGAGAAGTCCAGTTTTTAGGACG
- the B4GALT6 gene encoding beta-1,4-galactosyltransferase 6 isoform X1, which yields MPLLRKALRVSNRSMLAFIFFFSFSSSCLYFIYVAPGIANTYLFMVQARGIMLRENVKTIGHMIRLYTNKNTTLNGTDYPEGNNSSDCVAQTTMYLPENFTYSPYQACPEKLPYMRGLIDVNMSEISFDEIQQLFSKDLDIEPGGHWKPKDCKPRWKVAILIPFRNRHEHLPIFFRHLIPMLQKQRLEFAFYVVEQTGTQPFNRAMLFNVGFKEAMKDAVWDCIIFHDVDHLPENDRNYYGCGEMPRHFAAKLDKYMYILPYNEFFGGVSGLTVEQFKKINGFPNAFWGWGGEDDDLWNRVHYAGYNVTRPEGDLGKYKSIPHHHRGEVQFLGRYKLLRYSRERQYIDGLNNLVYTPKILVSRLYKNITVNLIPELAPVRDY from the exons ATGCCACTGCTGCGGAAGGCGCTGCGCGTCTCTAACCGCTCCATGCTCGccttcatcttcttcttctccttttcctcatcctgcCTCTACTTCATCTACGTGGCCCCCGGGATCG CAAACACGTATCTCTTTATGGTGCAAGCTCGTGGTATAATGTtgagagaaaatgtaaaaacaatAGGACACATGATCAGATTGTACACTAACAAAAATACTACACTGAATGGGACAG ATTATCCTGAAGGAAACAATTCTAGTGACTGCGTTGCTCAAACAACAATGTATCTTCCAGAGAACTTCACCTACTCTCCTTACCAGgcttgtccagagaagctgcctTATATGA GAGGCCTTATTGATGTCAATATGAGTGAAATTAGTTTTGATGAAATTCAGCAACTGTTTTCAAAAGATTTAGACATTGAACCAGGAGGGCACTGGAAACCAAAAGACTGTAAGCCACGGTGGAAG gTGGCAATCCTTATTCCTTTTCGGAATCGCCATGAGCATCTTCCAATTTTTTTCCGTCATCTGATACCTATGTTGCAGAAGCAACGTCTGGAATTTGCCTTCTATGTTGTTGAACAG aCAGGTACACAACCTTTTAATCGTGCAATGCTTTTTAATGTTGGCTTCAAAGAGGCTATGAAGGATGCTGTCTGGGACTGCATAATATTTCATGATGTGGATCACTTACCtgaaaatgacagaaattatTATGGATGTGGAGAAATGCCACGCCATTTTGCAGCAAAGCTGGACAAATACATGTACAT ccttCCATACAATGAGTTCTTCGGTGGTGTAAGTGGCCTGACAGTGGAACAATTCAAGAAGATCAATGGTTTTCCAAATGCCTTTTGGGGATGGGGTGGTGAGGATGATGATCTTTGGAACAG GGTTCACTATGCTGGATACAATGTAACAAGACCAGAGGGAGATTTAGGGAAGTACAAATCCATTCCTCATCATCACAGAGGAGAAGTCCAGTTTTTAGGACG ATATAAACTTCTGAGGTATTCCAGAGAACGTCAGTATATTGATGGATTGAACAATTTAGTATATACTCCTAAAATACTTGTCAGTagattgtataaaaatataactgttAATCTCATACCAGAACTTGCTCCTGTTAGAGACTATTGA
- the B4GALT6 gene encoding beta-1,4-galactosyltransferase 6 isoform X3, whose translation MVQARGIMLRENVKTIGHMIRLYTNKNTTLNGTDYPEGNNSSDCVAQTTMYLPENFTYSPYQACPEKLPYMRGLIDVNMSEISFDEIQQLFSKDLDIEPGGHWKPKDCKPRWKVAILIPFRNRHEHLPIFFRHLIPMLQKQRLEFAFYVVEQTGTQPFNRAMLFNVGFKEAMKDAVWDCIIFHDVDHLPENDRNYYGCGEMPRHFAAKLDKYMYILPYNEFFGGVSGLTVEQFKKINGFPNAFWGWGGEDDDLWNRVHYAGYNVTRPEGDLGKYKSIPHHHRGEVQFLGRYKLLRYSRERQYIDGLNNLVYTPKILVSRLYKNITVNLIPELAPVRDY comes from the exons ATGGTGCAAGCTCGTGGTATAATGTtgagagaaaatgtaaaaacaatAGGACACATGATCAGATTGTACACTAACAAAAATACTACACTGAATGGGACAG ATTATCCTGAAGGAAACAATTCTAGTGACTGCGTTGCTCAAACAACAATGTATCTTCCAGAGAACTTCACCTACTCTCCTTACCAGgcttgtccagagaagctgcctTATATGA GAGGCCTTATTGATGTCAATATGAGTGAAATTAGTTTTGATGAAATTCAGCAACTGTTTTCAAAAGATTTAGACATTGAACCAGGAGGGCACTGGAAACCAAAAGACTGTAAGCCACGGTGGAAG gTGGCAATCCTTATTCCTTTTCGGAATCGCCATGAGCATCTTCCAATTTTTTTCCGTCATCTGATACCTATGTTGCAGAAGCAACGTCTGGAATTTGCCTTCTATGTTGTTGAACAG aCAGGTACACAACCTTTTAATCGTGCAATGCTTTTTAATGTTGGCTTCAAAGAGGCTATGAAGGATGCTGTCTGGGACTGCATAATATTTCATGATGTGGATCACTTACCtgaaaatgacagaaattatTATGGATGTGGAGAAATGCCACGCCATTTTGCAGCAAAGCTGGACAAATACATGTACAT ccttCCATACAATGAGTTCTTCGGTGGTGTAAGTGGCCTGACAGTGGAACAATTCAAGAAGATCAATGGTTTTCCAAATGCCTTTTGGGGATGGGGTGGTGAGGATGATGATCTTTGGAACAG GGTTCACTATGCTGGATACAATGTAACAAGACCAGAGGGAGATTTAGGGAAGTACAAATCCATTCCTCATCATCACAGAGGAGAAGTCCAGTTTTTAGGACG ATATAAACTTCTGAGGTATTCCAGAGAACGTCAGTATATTGATGGATTGAACAATTTAGTATATACTCCTAAAATACTTGTCAGTagattgtataaaaatataactgttAATCTCATACCAGAACTTGCTCCTGTTAGAGACTATTGA